Below is a window of Rhodamnia argentea isolate NSW1041297 chromosome 11, ASM2092103v1, whole genome shotgun sequence DNA.
TTCCATCCATCTACAGTTTAGGATGGCTTTCTCAGACATTTATCAGTGTGTCCCCTCCGACGAGTCACCAGAAGTCCTAGCAAGAAAATGGCTCCTCGAGTCTCCTAGCTTTTAGGCACTACCTGAACCACCATCTTTGAGCAGCAGATAATGGAGTGTTCAAGAGGGGAGCATAGTGTTGAATAAGCGGATTTACACTCCTTCCAACCTTAGCCCATGCGCTTTGATGATAGCCCGCAGTTGCAGGGGCATGATACATGAGCTTTAAAAGCTGCagaggaaaaagcaaaaatccTAATGTCAGAACTCATAAATCTGCAGATAGGCAGACTTTTCATTCTCTGAAGCTCCTTCTCTTTTTGAGGCTTCAAAccagaaaagggagagaaaacaCCTAATGTTTGGAGTGGCGAAAAGGTCTTTCTCAAGTACTAGAATAACAAAAATGTGGTCCATTCATCACAACCTCCATCTAAAATTCTTGGACTAGCCAAGAAAAGGTTGTTAGTCCTTTcggtgccaaaaaaaaaaacattctaaACTACTAATCGCATAATACTACGCATGGTTCTGTCAGCGGCATCTCAGGTCATCCACATTCTCTCATCAGCAGCACATTTTTCAAATACCATAAGCGAATTCATAGATTCAGTACATTCTCCTAAAATGGTACTCAGTAGACTGGTCCTTATCAGCTGAAGTAGAAGAAAAAGGGATAATAAGACCTACCTGCCAGTACATGAATGTCTGTAGGATGTTGCGCTGCCACCTGAAGATGCATAAACACATAAAGTCATGTGATCATAAAAATTGACAGTGAGAAAAGCAAGCAGTTCAGTGAGCTTAAAAAAACCAATTCCATAAACAACGTACGATAACAACGAGATAAGTAGCAAAATGCCAACTCCAATCTCAGCTTGGGAGGACAATATGCTGAGTGTAGTTGTGTTCGACTCCACCCATACACAAGGCTCTTCCAAGTATTTTCTATTCAGGAAAATTGAAACAGCAAAGTCAGTTGCAAAGGGGAAAAAGACTACAAACAGAAAGACATGGCCTTCCACTCTGCCTTCCAAACTACAGCGCAGATGAGGAACCGTGCATTTGAGGAGCTTTGTGAATGTTGCTCGCTACTAAAGAATCAAGATATTCTATCCTCTCTGCCTTCCAAACTGTGGCGcagatgcagagagagagagagagcgcacatGGCATTCCACTATAGACATAGCAATCTCTAGAACCCAATATGCAATTAAAGTCAATGGCAAGTGGCCCGGTTAATGTTTATGTAATATTGTAAACAAAACTCAGATAAGTAGAAGAAGAACACATGAACTTGACCTTGTTGCAGCGGATGTATAGCATCCAAATACTTGTTCACATGTCAGAAAATATTCACTTCAGAAGAAAATGATTCCTTTAACCAAGAGGGCTGAAAATTCCCCTTCCTCCTCCACCCCCCccaaaccacaaaaaaaaaaccctccatCCAATATCCACTCTATATCAGGGTACATCTTTATTGTCCAGCAGCAAATATATGATAAGGTAGCGGTGATCTTGACATGACCTTGACATAAGAGAAGTCATCATGGCAGAACGCGAATGTTACGAACTCATTACAAATTTAATAGTGACATTACCAGACAAGAACATAATAAATATAATAGGAAATGAGCAATGAAAATCACTTCAACCCAGATGATCAAAATTACTCGTAAGCCAAATAATTCTAGCAAGAGTTAATCGGCACTTACCTGTACAAGGAAGAACTGCTGAAATTAGACCTAAAAAACTTGGCCACAAGCTCAAGAGTTCGGCACATGATGGGGATTAAAACGACCGAGGCGTAAAGCAATGTCATAAGAAGAGGAGACTTAACAAAGCAGATCTACGAACAGTCAGGAAAAACGAACATAGAAAACTAGAGGCCATGTTCTGCTCACATTTAAGGTAAAGATGTGAAGTGACAAATGTCAGGCTGTAGATGAAGTAGATGAAGTCCTTGGTCACAATTATTGTTTGGAAGTATACTTGCAGAGCTTGCATATTCCGTGCCCTAGGTTTCTGCAATTTGAGTGAACCATTAATGGGAACATAATATAGCAACAGTCTGAATCAGCAGATTAAAGGATGGCTGATCATACCCCATGTAGTGAGTACAGAGAATACACAGAGGAACATGCGGTGCCCAGAAATGAAAGGCGATAGGCCCTATTTGAAAGATTTCGAGGCACGAGCGGGAATATGGCCAGTACAGCCACAACAAATACCTGCCACAAAATGACACAAGATGGCAATCAGCAAGTGCGTGATCAAATACAACAGCTGTTTGACAAAGTTTATCCCATGAAAGCTTTTACAAGGGTATCCTTCAATGGAAAGCACAACATATATGAGCACATATGCAAAATGGAGAGAAATCTCATCGTACCCAAGCATTGACAGAAAATTGTATAGTTTGCCGATCCCAGCGCAAAGAAGTTGGATTTGAAGCAGAAGTTGCCGATGCACTAGAGCTCCTGGTAGAAGACCCTAAACCAAAGGATAGGGCTCAAAATCATCAGAAAGAATTTGAAACTGGTATCTGGTAGTGTATCAAAGTCTATACATATTATAGAATTTCATTGACACATCCAACACCATTCCTATCACAGTGGCCAATGTCAATATAATTTACCTGTGTTACGGGGTCGAGGCTGCTCATTGGTCGTTGATGAAGCTGAGGATGGAGTAGATTGCCTTGCTGACTGAGAAGAACTACCAGAAGACATTGGCTCAACAATGAGATCGGGATCCTGTATACAAGGAGCTAAATTGTCATCACGCAGAACATAACTGAGATAGCCAAAAGAGCAGAGATATCACtgcagctaaaaaaaaaaatatttgtgcttTAAGCACAATGTCCCATCATCATTACAATGCTTTCTCTCCAAATTATCCACAAAGCCAACGAGGTAAAGCCCAATCATCAAAAAATGTCCTCCTTATCACCCCCatttaaagaacaaaaaagaagaagagatatgCACGCAGGAACCCACTAAAATGGAAGGCAGAAAAGTCTCCCAAAATATAAACGATTGCAGATGAACTTAATAACAAAAGGATTGATCCATCTTCTGCAAACGCCATGTTCAATTGACTTCAAAGTCATTGCAACCTGCTTATAATGTCTTGGACCCGAGTTCAGCTGTGAATTGAGCAGAATTATACCGCTTCGAGAACGGCCATAGTcttctttgacccaaaaaggaaaaatcttccCTCTTTATTGAtaagataattaaatattaaatcgtgtttttatctaataaatttaacttttacaacaattggtagaactcaaattttttttgggccccTATTTACCTTCTCAATCACAAAAAGGCCAAGAGTAATATaacaattaaatattaaaccgaGCCTTCATCTATCGGCTTAAGCTTTTTGAACAGTTAAAGtggttccacaaaatctcatatttaTTGTTGAATATTTCAGCAGTTTTGAAGTACTTCTAAAAGCTTTGATAATAGTTATGATCGCCTATaaagttttcattttgtaaTGATTTTACAACAGCCGTATAACGGCTTTCTAATGGTCGTATAATAGCTTTACAACGGTCATGGCTTTTTAACAGTCATATAATGACTTTATAACATgcgatttatttcttcataaatcaGTCATTATTGTACAACATCTTTGTAACGGTTTCCCAACTGCTCTAttgtgttttgaatataaattgaacTTCAAGAGACAATCTTAATATACATGGAATTACTAAgagaatttcattttccttcttttacttttccttgCTGGGTTATACACATGATGTTATTCTTGTTCCTTCTAATAGTTAGTGCGGAGTATAGAAGAAGGTATATTGTATCTTAGGAGGATAATCGCTAGAAGCCTTACGCATTGAATTTTACAGTCCTAGGGatggaattatccttaaggacagtGCTTGACGCATCAGACAATtgtttcttacttttctcgtcttttccaacattttttctacgattattatttttcatattatctaacattttcctAACATTATCATATTGATTTACGCGTCATGCACTGTATTTTAATCTTGCATAGATAAACGCAATACAATTATGGAAGAAACGTACCAATTTAAACTTCTACCCAAAATCATTTGCCTAGTAGTGTAGTAAAATACCACCGGAATTTTCCcacaaaatttatcatataataTGTCTAGTTTCTGTAATTACTTGATTAAAATTTAGCACGCCATGTCGTAAAGCAACTCCGACTGAACTTTCTCGAGATACCATTGTTGCATAAACCCAAGGAGGGTACTGGACAAAGCTACTAAAGGAGCAAGAGATTTTACCGAGGTGGAGAAAACGAGATAGTCAGTATAGTAATGCGATACCTTCGGCTTCTTATAAGCAAAAAAGGCGTAAGGACAtcataagtgtcaaaatttatgtaaggcactttggtgccaaaaaaattttgtgaatcacttaagtgccattttttttaaatgattgtttGAGTTCAAACTCCGGTGAACTTTGCCGGAAATCTTGCGTTGCATTTGTTTATTAATAACCTAATCCTACATGGCCTGCTGGAGGATcccaatcagcaataaaaaaaattaaaagttaaaaagtactgaaaaataagacaaaaggttgaaaagctaaaaaaaaaaaaaatgtttacaaGGCAAGGGCCCTCACTGCCGCAAgaccaaaccttttttttgtaaaaacttttttctattttttagtttaattaaattttttatttaccttattttaaaaaaatcagtccacgtgaactgaatttttttaaaaattgccacataatactaaaaaaaatgccatgtaatCAGTTTGGCAGAAATATCTCGCCGTCGGCA
It encodes the following:
- the LOC125312937 gene encoding uncharacterized protein LOC125312937, with amino-acid sequence FGYLSYVLRDDNLAPCIQDPDLIVEPMSSGSSSQSARQSTPSSASSTTNEQPRPRNTGSSTRSSSASATSASNPTSLRWDRQTIQFSVNAWVFVVAVLAIFPLVPRNLSNRAYRLSFLGTACSSVYSLYSLHGKPRARNMQALQVYFQTIIVTKDFIYFIYSLTFVTSHLYLKFVLIPIMCRTLELVAKFFRSNFSSSSLYRKYLEEPCVWVESNTTTLSILSSQAEIGVGILLLISLLSWQRNILQTFMYWQLLKLMYHAPATAGYHQSAWAKVGRSVNPLIQHYAPLLNTPLSAAQRWWFR